The following coding sequences lie in one Oryctolagus cuniculus chromosome 7, mOryCun1.1, whole genome shotgun sequence genomic window:
- the OR6K6 gene encoding olfactory receptor 6K6, whose protein sequence is MVTEFLFSIFPHLHEGGLLFFIPLLLIYGFIITGNLMIFIVIQLDMALHTPMYFFISVLSFLEIWYTTATIPKMLSNLVSEQKTISLAGCLLQMYFFHSLGITEGCVLTAMAVDRYLAICNPLRYPTIMTPKFCIQLTAGSCLCGFLLVLPEIVWIATLPFCGSNEIHQIFCDFTPVLSLACTDTSLVVIIDAIHAVEILASFLVIALSYVHIIMVILGMPSAEGRHKAFSTCAAHLAVFLLFFGSVAVMYLRFSVTYSVFWDTAIAVSFVILAPFLNPIIYSLRNKDMKDAIGRLFHYQKGAHGNRR, encoded by the coding sequence ATGGTGACTGAGTTCCTCTTCTCTATATTTCCACATCTGCATGAAGGTGGCCTCTTATTCTTCATTCCCTTGCTTCTCATCTATGGATTTATTATAACTGGCAACTTAATGATATTCATTGTCATCCAATTGGATATGGCCCTGCACACGCCCATGTATTTCTTCATCAGTGTCCTTTCCTTCCTGGAGATCTGGTATACCACAGCCACCATTCCCAAGATGCTCTCCAATCTAGTCAGTGAGCAGAAGACCATCTCCCTGGCTGGCTGCCTCTTGCAGATGTACTTCTTCCACTCACTTGGAATCACCGAAGGCTGTGTCCTGACAGCAATGGCTGTTGATAGGTACCTGGCTATCTGCAATCCTCTCCGTTATCCAACCATCATGactcccaaattttgtatccaGCTGACAGCTGGATCCTGCCTCTGTGGCTTCCTTCTTGTACTCCCTGAGATTGTGTGGATTGCCACTTTGCCTTTCTGTGGCTCCAATGAAATCCACCAGATCTTCTGTGACTTCACACCTGTGCTGAGCTTGGCCTGCACAGATACATCCTTGGTGGTCATTATAGACGCCATCCATGCCGTGGAGATCCTGGCCTCCTTCCTGGTCATTGCCTTGTCCTATGTCCATATCATCATGGTGATTCTGGGGATGCCCTCAGCTGAAGGCCGTCACAAAGCCTTTTCCACCTGTGCTGCCCATCTTGCTGTGTTCCTGCTGTTTTTTGGCAGTGTAGCTGTCATGTATTTGCGATTCTCAGTCACCTATTCGGTGTTCTGGGACACAGCAATTGCTGTCTCTTTTGTTATCCTTGCTCCCTTTCTCAATCCCATCATCTACAGCTTGAGAAATAAGGACATGAAAGATGCTATTGGAAGGCTTTTCCACTATCAAAAGGGAGCTCATGGGAATAGGAGATAA
- the LOC100351335 gene encoding olfactory receptor 6N1, whose amino-acid sequence MDTGNWSQVAEFVILGFPHLQGVQTYLFLLLLLIYLTTITGNLLIFLVVCLDSRLHTPMYHFVSVLSLLELGYTAATIPKMLANLLSEKKTISFSGCLLQIYFFHSLGATECYLLTAMAYDRYLAICRPLHYPTLMTTTLCAKISVGCWLGGLAGPVAEISLVSRLPFCGPNRIQHIFCDFPPVLSLACTDTSINVLVDFIINSCKILATFLLILSSYMQIICTVLRIPSAEGKRKAFSTCASHLTVVLIFYGSILFMYVRLKKSYSLDYDRALAVVYSVLTPFLNPFIYSLRNKEIKEAMKRQLKRTGILG is encoded by the coding sequence ATGGACACTGGCAACTGGAGCCAGGTAGCAGAATTCGTCATCCTAGGCTTCCCCCATCTGCAGGGTGTCCAGACTTACCTCTTTCTCTTGTTACTTCTCATCTACCTCACTACTATAACGGGAAACCTGCTGATATTCTTGGTGGTCTGCCTGGATTCCCGGCTACATACACCCATGTACCACTTTGTCAGCGTTCTTTCCCTCTTAGAGCTTGGCTACACGGCTGCCACCATCCCCAAGATGCTGGCAAACCTGCTCAGTGAgaagaaaacaatttcattttctgGCTGTCTTCTGCAGATATATTTCTTTCACTCCCTTGGAGCTACTGAGTGCTACCTCCTGACAGCCATGGCTTATGATAGGTATTTAGCCATTTGCAGGCCCCTCCACTACCCCACCCTAATGACCACAACACTCTGTGCCAAAATTTCTGTTGGCTGTTGGTTGGGAGGTCTGGCTGGGCCAGTGGCTGAAATTTCCTTGGTCTCTCGACTTCCTTTCTGTGGTCCCAATCGCATTCAACACATCTTTTGTGATTTCCCTCCTGTTCTGAGCTTGGCTTGTACTGACACATCAATCAATGTTCTGGTAGATTTCATTATAAATTCCTGCAAAATCCTGGCAACCTTCCTGTTAATCCTCAGCTCCTATATGCAGATCATCTGTACAGTGCTTAGAATTCCTTCAGCTGAAGGCAAAAGGAAAGCCTTCTCTACATGTGCCTCACACCTCACTGTGGTTCTCATATTTTATGGTAGTATCCTATTCATGTATGTGCGGCTGAAGAAGAGCTACTCCCTGGACTACGATCGGGCACTAGCAGTGGTCTACTCGGTGCTTACACCCTTCCTCAACCCTTTCATCTACAGCTTGCGCAACAAGGAGATCAAAGAGGCCATGAAGCGGCAGCTAAAGAGAACAGGGATCCTGGGTTGA